The Paenibacillus tianjinensis genome has a window encoding:
- a CDS encoding class I SAM-dependent methyltransferase, whose protein sequence is MSRAKLDLERIVFIGRTFDEYMRMFDLQPDKLRGRSILDCPAGACSFTAEANRHGAMAVAADIAYSYSAEFLQAKGLADIEHTLIQLDRVRDNFNWDDFQTIEGLKQARTEALTVSTVDRLAHQERYVAVELPVLPFADQAFDLTLSAHFLFMYGDRLDVDFHLETLRELLRVTKSEIRIFPLVDLSCRRYPHLDELIRFIHSQGWSTEEVRVPYEFQKGTGSMLHLKRG, encoded by the coding sequence ATGAGTAGAGCCAAATTGGATTTAGAGCGGATTGTGTTTATTGGCCGGACGTTTGACGAGTATATGAGGATGTTTGATTTACAGCCGGATAAGCTGCGTGGGCGGAGTATTCTTGACTGTCCTGCAGGAGCCTGCTCCTTCACTGCGGAAGCGAACCGGCACGGAGCCATGGCTGTTGCGGCCGATATCGCCTACAGTTATTCGGCAGAATTCCTTCAGGCTAAGGGACTCGCCGATATTGAGCATACATTGATTCAGCTTGATAGGGTACGCGATAATTTCAATTGGGACGATTTTCAAACCATAGAGGGGCTGAAGCAGGCAAGAACGGAAGCGCTGACTGTGAGCACCGTAGACAGATTGGCCCATCAGGAGCGTTATGTAGCAGTAGAGCTGCCTGTACTGCCTTTTGCCGATCAGGCTTTTGATCTGACCTTATCCGCTCATTTTTTGTTCATGTACGGTGACAGGCTGGATGTTGATTTTCATCTGGAGACCCTCCGCGAACTGCTGCGTGTAACGAAGTCGGAAATCCGTATTTTCCCGCTGGTGGATTTGTCTTGCCGGAGATATCCGCATTTAGATGAACTGATCCGCTTTATTCACAGCCAGGGCTGGAGCACAGAAGAAGTACGGGTTCCTTATGAATTTCAAAAAGGCACGGGCTCCATGCTGCATTTGAAGAGGGGCTAG
- a CDS encoding DUF1641 domain-containing protein — protein sequence MSETITQTLPTEEQTAGKPAYTKEDLLDQLLKPEVQESLTLLVEELPKLTQLVGVLTKSFDFVQAVASDEVLKNDTVGAIKEIAEPVVGSVKNMAATVIEAKDRANESTETISLFGMMKMVKDPQVQKMLRFLNAYLQVSGERSTQK from the coding sequence ATGTCAGAAACTATCACTCAAACCCTGCCTACAGAAGAACAAACAGCAGGTAAACCGGCTTACACCAAAGAGGATTTACTGGATCAGCTGCTCAAACCTGAGGTTCAGGAATCGCTCACACTGCTGGTGGAAGAACTGCCTAAGTTAACACAGCTGGTCGGAGTACTAACCAAATCGTTTGACTTCGTACAGGCGGTTGCCTCAGATGAGGTGCTTAAAAATGATACGGTTGGGGCTATCAAGGAAATTGCCGAGCCGGTGGTTGGTTCTGTGAAAAACATGGCTGCTACAGTAATTGAAGCAAAAGACCGTGCCAACGAAAGCACTGAAACGATCAGTCTTTTTGGAATGATGAAAATGGTTAAAGACCCTCAGGTCCAAAAGATGCTCCGTTTCCTGAATGCTTATCTTCAAGTCAGCGGCGAACGCAGCACGCAGAAATAG
- a CDS encoding nitroreductase family protein, translated as MSTFSDLVQARRSAMNFVEGVTISKAELEEMFSLARLAPSSNNLQHAHYKVITDPVVKEQLHKDAYNQYKVHTASAVIIVYGDKNAYLQAPEIYSGLKLLGAMSQEEYDSTIQSINDAYSGNDQFQRDEAIRNASLSAMQFMLIAKDKGWDTCPMIGFDPAAVNATLNVPDNFVPVLMITIGKDNKRKIRPRGYRKPVNEFVDFI; from the coding sequence ATGAGTACTTTTTCAGATTTGGTCCAAGCCCGGAGATCTGCTATGAATTTTGTGGAGGGAGTTACGATTTCTAAGGCAGAGCTGGAGGAAATGTTCTCACTCGCCCGCCTTGCCCCTTCAAGCAACAATCTGCAGCATGCGCATTACAAGGTAATTACTGATCCGGTTGTTAAAGAACAGCTGCACAAGGATGCCTATAACCAGTACAAGGTTCACACTGCTTCAGCTGTAATTATTGTTTACGGGGACAAAAATGCTTACCTGCAGGCGCCTGAAATTTACAGCGGCCTTAAGCTGCTGGGGGCGATGAGCCAGGAAGAATACGACAGCACCATCCAGTCGATCAATGATGCTTATAGCGGAAATGACCAGTTCCAGCGCGATGAAGCGATCCGGAACGCGTCCCTGTCGGCTATGCAGTTCATGCTGATTGCTAAAGATAAGGGCTGGGATACATGCCCGATGATCGGTTTTGACCCTGCTGCGGTCAATGCTACGCTGAATGTGCCGGATAATTTCGTGCCTGTTCTGATGATTACCATCGGCAAGGATAACAAACGCAAGATCAGACCCCGCGGCTACCGCAAGCCGGTCAATGAATTTGTTGATTTCATCTGA
- a CDS encoding GNAT family N-acetyltransferase, translated as MDYIELCWKENQTQARVTYLVFYENEFAGWGHVVFKSHYPHFAENNIPEIQNFDIIPPFRKRGIGSALVEVLEEAAFSRSNSIGIGFGLYASYGTAQRLYVKRGYIPDGRGVMYNDLPVEPGSQVCIDDELVLYLIKSK; from the coding sequence CTGGATTATATTGAACTTTGCTGGAAAGAAAACCAAACCCAAGCACGCGTTACATACTTAGTGTTCTATGAAAATGAGTTTGCAGGATGGGGACATGTCGTCTTTAAATCTCATTACCCGCACTTTGCTGAAAACAACATTCCCGAAATTCAGAATTTCGATATCATCCCCCCTTTTAGAAAACGCGGCATAGGGAGTGCTCTAGTTGAAGTCCTTGAAGAAGCAGCATTTTCCAGATCAAATTCGATCGGTATTGGTTTTGGATTATATGCCAGCTACGGAACCGCGCAACGGTTGTACGTAAAACGGGGTTATATCCCTGATGGCAGGGGAGTCATGTACAATGATTTACCTGTCGAACCCGGAAGTCAAGTTTGTATCGACGATGAACTTGTTCTTTACTTAATAAAATCAAAATGA
- a CDS encoding purple acid phosphatase family protein: MKDLKTVLIIGIIILVLFVAAVALEWLKSGRTAENLSSGIPYNLVTTFKSDAENGRAFTWYTEDSGAAGLLQVVIGGKAAFDEEAVIKVEADNTVIKTDKGSRGVHKAEVSGLEAGTLYTYRVGTGNVGEWSAAVQFTTAKVDSDSVTFINVTDSQGVTAADFDIWGKTLNKAFQTFPSAQFIVHNGDFTETPGDSAAWDSLFSNAERWISGIPLMPVTGNHDEIDGQAAEFTSHFNLPGNGAKGSIAGTSYSFNYGPVHVTVLNTESNLKKQADWLKKDLAGTDKPWKIVAMHRPAYGGNTYKKVEDWTVIFDKYQVDLVLQGHNHEYSRSYPLLDGAIVPEGEKPVGAARGTVYVVTNASGSKFNEKKEDQFYHKVHFQNNQPMFAGISVSGRMLSFEAYDIDGNKLDEFILTH; encoded by the coding sequence ATGAAAGACTTAAAGACTGTACTCATCATCGGAATCATCATTCTCGTGTTATTTGTGGCTGCGGTGGCGCTGGAATGGCTGAAGTCTGGGCGGACTGCGGAGAATTTGTCTTCCGGTATACCCTATAATCTGGTCACTACCTTCAAAAGTGATGCGGAGAACGGCCGTGCGTTCACCTGGTACACCGAAGACTCCGGCGCTGCCGGCTTGCTGCAAGTAGTGATAGGCGGGAAAGCCGCTTTTGACGAAGAAGCTGTAATCAAGGTGGAAGCTGATAATACGGTTATCAAGACAGATAAGGGCAGCAGAGGTGTCCATAAAGCTGAGGTTAGCGGGCTTGAGGCAGGTACGCTGTATACATACAGAGTGGGTACGGGCAATGTAGGTGAATGGAGTGCAGCGGTGCAGTTCACAACGGCGAAGGTGGACAGCGATAGTGTAACGTTTATCAATGTAACCGACTCGCAGGGTGTGACGGCGGCGGATTTCGATATTTGGGGCAAGACGCTGAATAAGGCGTTTCAGACCTTCCCGTCGGCACAGTTTATTGTGCATAATGGTGACTTCACGGAGACTCCGGGGGATTCGGCGGCCTGGGACAGCTTGTTCAGCAATGCTGAACGATGGATTTCAGGCATCCCGCTGATGCCGGTGACAGGCAATCATGATGAGATCGACGGACAGGCGGCGGAATTCACCTCCCATTTCAATCTGCCGGGCAACGGGGCAAAAGGCTCGATCGCAGGGACTTCATATTCCTTCAATTATGGACCGGTGCATGTAACAGTACTCAATACGGAGAGTAATCTGAAAAAGCAGGCCGACTGGCTGAAAAAGGATCTGGCGGGCACGGATAAGCCGTGGAAAATCGTGGCGATGCACCGCCCGGCCTATGGCGGCAACACCTATAAGAAGGTGGAGGACTGGACAGTGATTTTTGATAAATATCAGGTCGATCTGGTCCTTCAGGGTCACAATCATGAATATTCCAGGTCTTATCCGTTGCTTGACGGTGCCATCGTGCCCGAAGGCGAGAAGCCGGTAGGAGCGGCCAGGGGAACGGTCTATGTGGTTACGAACGCTTCCGGATCCAAGTTCAACGAGAAAAAGGAGGATCAGTTCTACCATAAAGTCCATTTCCAGAATAACCAGCCGATGTTCGCCGGGATTTCCGTCAGTGGACGTATGCTTAGCTTTGAGGCTTATGATATCGACGGCAACAAGCTGGATGAGTTCATCCTGACGCATTAG
- a CDS encoding SDR family NAD(P)-dependent oxidoreductase: protein MELAGKAALVTGGGTGIGKAVSLELARRGAAVAVNYSRSAAEAEETVRVIREQGGQAIAVQADVSKDSEVRGMVGQIITAFGTLDLLVNNASITRHIPLADLEAAGDEVWDELFDVNVKGMFYCARAAAPYLKQSKQGAIVNLGSIAGNTGNGSSLPYAVSKAAVHGLTKSLARALSPDVRVNCVAPGAVATRWWAGREEQMHSLAPNLLLQRIAEPEDIARFICAALTQEAMTGQIITVDSGQTL, encoded by the coding sequence ATGGAACTTGCAGGAAAAGCAGCGCTTGTGACCGGCGGAGGCACTGGGATTGGTAAGGCTGTCAGCCTGGAGCTGGCCCGACGCGGTGCAGCAGTCGCCGTGAATTATTCCCGTTCCGCAGCAGAGGCCGAAGAAACCGTGCGGGTAATTAGAGAACAGGGCGGACAGGCCATTGCGGTACAGGCCGATGTGTCTAAAGACAGCGAGGTCCGGGGAATGGTCGGGCAGATCATTACAGCATTTGGAACGCTTGATCTGCTGGTGAATAACGCCAGCATCACCAGGCATATTCCGCTTGCGGATTTGGAAGCTGCTGGTGATGAGGTGTGGGATGAGCTGTTTGATGTCAATGTCAAAGGAATGTTCTACTGCGCCCGGGCAGCGGCCCCTTATCTGAAGCAGAGCAAACAGGGGGCAATCGTCAACCTCGGAAGCATTGCGGGGAATACGGGCAACGGTTCTTCGCTGCCCTATGCGGTCTCCAAAGCAGCCGTCCACGGCCTTACTAAATCGCTGGCCCGCGCCCTCTCCCCCGATGTCCGGGTTAACTGTGTCGCTCCGGGTGCAGTCGCAACGCGGTGGTGGGCAGGCCGGGAGGAACAAATGCATAGCCTGGCACCGAATCTGCTATTGCAGCGGATTGCGGAACCGGAGGATATCGCAAGGTTCATCTGCGCTGCACTTACACAGGAGGCCATGACAGGGCAGATCATCACGGTGGATAGCGGACAGACGTTATAG
- a CDS encoding alpha-galactosidase, translating into MGIQYLAEERIFHLQSKSTSYVIQLLPTGVPAHVYWGRKIRSTGLSAILQRTERCSFSPSPYPEDMSISYDTIAQEYPSYGVGDFRHPAYQIQAENGTTASEAIYDTHRIYQGKPKLEGMPATYVEQENETETLELELLDPVAGLRIILSYTVFEALNAITRSVKFVNEGGQQLKLLRGLSMSVDFRDADYELLHLSGSWARERYVERRALASGMQGIESRRGASSHAHNPFIALLSKGADEEHGDVYGVSLVYSGSFTAQAEVDPYRTTRLSVGINPFDFSWLLEKGQSFQTPEAVLVFSPEGLGAMSRTYHRLYRTRLSRGSFRDRTRPVLVNNWEATYFDFTADKIEDIARAGSELGMELFVLDDGWFGHRDNDRSSLGDWFVDKKKLPQGLEDLARRVNELDMQFGLWFEPEMISPDSELYRQHPDWCLHVDGRRRTEARMQLVLDFSRADVCQAIGDRVADVLRSAPISYVKWDMNRNMTEIGSALLPQERQRETAHRYMLGLYGVLERITAEFPDVLFESCSGGGGRFDPGMLYYMPQTWTSDNTDAISRLKIQYGTSIVYPLSAMGSHVSAVPNHQVHRSTSLELRGHVAMSGNFGYELDLTKFTEDEKTAVQAQVALYKELRNLVQFGEQYRLLSPFEGNETAWLVAAEDKSEAVVMYARTLAEPNDALHYLRLKGLDPEADYEWVEGGGVFGGDHLMYAGLPLPALHGDFQSVLWRFRKV; encoded by the coding sequence ATGGGAATTCAATATTTAGCCGAAGAGCGCATTTTTCATCTTCAGAGCAAGTCCACCAGCTATGTCATTCAACTGCTGCCCACCGGGGTGCCGGCGCATGTCTATTGGGGCAGAAAAATCCGTTCAACAGGCTTGTCTGCCATCCTTCAGCGGACGGAGCGCTGCTCTTTTTCGCCTAGTCCATATCCTGAAGACATGTCGATATCCTATGACACCATCGCCCAGGAATACCCGTCTTATGGGGTAGGGGACTTCCGGCATCCGGCTTATCAGATTCAGGCGGAGAACGGGACTACAGCTTCTGAGGCAATCTATGATACACACCGGATTTATCAGGGCAAGCCCAAGCTGGAAGGTATGCCGGCTACATATGTCGAGCAGGAGAATGAAACAGAGACACTGGAGCTAGAGCTGCTTGATCCGGTCGCCGGACTGCGGATTATTCTGAGCTACACCGTGTTCGAGGCATTGAATGCCATCACGAGGTCCGTCAAATTTGTGAATGAAGGCGGACAACAGCTGAAGCTGCTACGCGGACTAAGCATGAGCGTAGACTTCCGCGACGCGGATTATGAGCTGCTTCATCTCTCCGGCTCATGGGCGCGTGAGCGCTATGTGGAGCGCAGAGCACTTGCTTCCGGTATGCAAGGCATCGAGAGCCGCCGCGGGGCAAGCAGCCATGCACATAACCCGTTCATTGCCTTGCTATCGAAAGGTGCAGATGAGGAGCATGGAGATGTCTATGGCGTCAGCCTCGTATACAGCGGCAGCTTTACCGCCCAGGCTGAAGTTGATCCATACCGGACGACCCGCTTATCCGTGGGGATTAATCCTTTTGATTTCAGCTGGCTGCTGGAGAAGGGCCAGTCATTCCAGACACCGGAAGCCGTGCTGGTCTTCTCTCCGGAAGGTCTGGGAGCGATGTCGCGGACCTATCATAGGCTGTACCGGACCCGATTAAGCCGCGGCAGCTTCCGTGACCGTACGCGTCCCGTGCTTGTCAACAACTGGGAGGCCACTTATTTCGACTTCACCGCTGACAAGATTGAAGATATTGCCCGTGCGGGAAGCGAGCTGGGTATGGAGCTGTTTGTGCTGGATGACGGCTGGTTCGGCCACAGGGACAATGACCGCAGTTCTCTAGGTGACTGGTTTGTGGACAAGAAGAAGCTGCCGCAGGGCCTTGAGGATTTGGCCCGCCGGGTTAACGAGCTGGACATGCAGTTTGGCCTCTGGTTCGAACCGGAGATGATCTCGCCGGACAGCGAGCTGTACCGCCAGCATCCGGACTGGTGCCTGCATGTGGATGGCCGGCGCAGAACGGAAGCGCGGATGCAGCTGGTGCTGGATTTCTCCCGCGCGGATGTCTGCCAGGCGATTGGCGACCGGGTGGCGGATGTGCTGCGCAGCGCGCCGATTTCCTATGTGAAGTGGGACATGAACCGTAATATGACCGAGATCGGCTCGGCGCTGCTGCCGCAGGAGAGACAGCGGGAGACCGCGCACCGCTATATGCTTGGCCTGTATGGAGTGCTTGAGCGGATCACCGCTGAATTTCCGGATGTGCTGTTCGAGAGCTGCTCGGGCGGCGGCGGACGGTTTGACCCGGGAATGCTTTATTACATGCCGCAGACCTGGACTAGCGATAATACCGATGCCATCAGCCGGCTCAAAATCCAATATGGAACCAGTATCGTCTATCCGCTGAGCGCCATGGGGAGCCATGTATCGGCGGTGCCGAACCATCAGGTTCATCGCAGCACTTCGCTGGAGCTGCGCGGACATGTCGCGATGTCGGGCAATTTCGGCTATGAGCTCGATCTAACGAAGTTCACGGAGGATGAAAAGACGGCTGTTCAGGCACAGGTGGCACTCTATAAAGAGCTGCGCAATCTTGTGCAGTTCGGGGAGCAGTACCGGCTGCTTAGCCCGTTTGAAGGCAATGAAACGGCGTGGCTGGTCGCAGCGGAGGACAAATCCGAAGCCGTCGTGATGTACGCACGGACTCTAGCGGAGCCGAATGATGCGCTGCATTACCTGCGGCTGAAGGGGCTGGATCCCGAAGCGGATTATGAATGGGTCGAGGGCGGAGGCGTATTCGGCGGAGATCATCTGATGTATGCCGGATTGCCGCTGCCTGCACTGCATGGGGATTTCCAGAGCGTCCTGTGGCGTTTCCGCAAAGTGTAG
- a CDS encoding YcnI family copper-binding membrane protein, protein MNTLLRKITTLTAPMAAALMLFAAVASAHVTVTPAESTTGAWETYTLKVPSEKDIATVQVDLRIPEGAAFKQYEAVPGWNVTIDGNKVSWTATGEGIQAGQFQRFYFTAQNPDTAGDIAWDAYQHYADGSLVQWSGEEGSESPHSITGIVEAAAGSDSHSHGSMDMDMGNGGSMSMDEHNAIMADVDKSNGTSPLLYITLGISLLSFLLAAISLLRGKKE, encoded by the coding sequence TTGAATACGTTGCTTCGTAAAATAACAACTTTGACTGCTCCCATGGCGGCAGCCTTGATGCTGTTTGCAGCGGTAGCCAGTGCGCATGTAACCGTCACTCCGGCCGAGTCCACCACCGGTGCCTGGGAGACTTATACCCTGAAAGTGCCTTCGGAAAAAGACATTGCCACCGTGCAGGTGGATCTGCGCATTCCGGAAGGTGCCGCATTCAAGCAATACGAGGCTGTGCCGGGCTGGAACGTGACCATTGACGGCAATAAAGTCAGCTGGACGGCGACTGGTGAAGGCATTCAGGCCGGCCAGTTCCAGCGCTTTTATTTTACAGCCCAGAACCCGGATACAGCAGGCGATATCGCCTGGGATGCCTATCAGCATTATGCGGATGGCAGCTTAGTGCAGTGGTCCGGCGAGGAAGGTTCGGAATCCCCGCATTCCATTACCGGGATTGTAGAGGCAGCGGCAGGCAGTGACAGCCACTCACATGGTTCAATGGATATGGATATGGGAAACGGCGGTTCTATGAGTATGGATGAGCACAATGCAATTATGGCGGACGTGGACAAGTCAAACGGCACCTCGCCGCTGCTGTATATCACGCTGGGGATCTCGCTGTTGTCGTTCCTGCTGGCGGCGATTAGTTTGCTGCGGGGGAAGAAGGAGTAG
- a CDS encoding response regulator — MNRCRVLIVDDHAHAREAMGEILSLDERFEVIGAVGSGAEAMVWTGQWMPDLILIDIEMPGMDGLETTRRIKQEYPYVKIVIVTVSDEISYLFEALKQGAQGYLLKNLAPSTWIEYLLAIVSEEVPLSRELAFQILKEFAVTSVKEEREALTAREKEILGCVSSGSTNREIASTLGISEHTVKNHLKNILQKLQLQNRTQLTRYALEQGLASRERDFPRKR; from the coding sequence ATGAACCGCTGTAGGGTACTGATCGTCGATGATCATGCGCATGCACGTGAAGCGATGGGCGAGATCCTGTCGCTGGATGAACGTTTCGAAGTGATTGGTGCAGTGGGAAGCGGAGCCGAGGCGATGGTCTGGACCGGGCAATGGATGCCCGACCTCATTCTGATCGACATTGAAATGCCGGGAATGGACGGGCTGGAGACCACACGGCGGATCAAGCAGGAATATCCGTATGTCAAGATCGTGATCGTCACTGTTTCTGATGAAATTTCGTACTTGTTTGAGGCCCTGAAGCAGGGTGCACAGGGATATCTGCTGAAGAATCTGGCTCCATCGACCTGGATCGAATATCTGCTGGCGATTGTTAGTGAAGAGGTTCCACTTAGCCGGGAGCTGGCCTTTCAGATTCTGAAGGAATTTGCGGTGACCTCTGTGAAGGAGGAACGGGAAGCATTAACGGCGCGGGAGAAGGAAATACTGGGCTGTGTCTCCTCTGGTTCCACGAACAGGGAAATTGCATCAACCCTCGGCATCTCCGAGCACACGGTCAAAAACCATCTCAAAAACATCCTGCAAAAGCTTCAGCTACAGAATCGAACGCAGCTGACGCGCTATGCCCTGGAGCAGGGGCTGGCTTCACGTGAGCGGGATTTTCCGCGGAAGAGATAG
- a CDS encoding LysR family transcriptional regulator, whose product MELKTLKTFQAIVNTRSFNRAAEELNYAQSTVTMQIQKLEAELGMPLLERGKQQVSLTEAGRLLYEQSLRIVKDMELLENRLGELTAGEAGNLRLGATDPTASYRLPALLREFMTMHPGIEISVDIGSTSALTERLLKGELDMILCSVPEMGKGLHYEPLFTEKFVLLLPEDHPLAAEPQITASQLREHRLLITAAGCPYRKKLESVLQESAGPPLNTMEIGSMSALKYYVQSGLGMALVPESTLQPLPAGTLEKRLQDGPVDMSCGIACRTADYPLQLAALSLYQFLQSALAAQGNH is encoded by the coding sequence ATGGAGCTCAAAACCTTAAAAACCTTCCAGGCCATTGTAAATACCAGGAGCTTTAACCGGGCCGCGGAAGAACTAAACTATGCCCAATCTACGGTCACCATGCAAATCCAGAAGCTGGAGGCGGAGCTTGGGATGCCACTGCTCGAACGGGGGAAACAGCAGGTTAGTTTAACTGAGGCTGGACGTCTTCTCTACGAACAAAGCCTGCGGATTGTAAAAGATATGGAGCTGCTTGAGAACAGATTGGGTGAATTGACGGCGGGCGAAGCCGGGAATCTACGGCTTGGAGCGACTGATCCTACCGCCAGTTACCGGCTGCCGGCTCTTTTGCGGGAGTTCATGACAATGCATCCCGGCATAGAGATCTCAGTCGACATTGGCAGTACATCGGCGCTCACGGAACGTCTGCTGAAGGGTGAACTGGACATGATCCTCTGCTCAGTGCCGGAGATGGGCAAGGGGCTGCATTATGAGCCGCTTTTTACGGAAAAATTCGTGCTGCTCCTGCCGGAAGACCATCCGCTGGCGGCTGAACCACAGATTACAGCGAGTCAGCTCAGGGAGCATCGTCTGCTCATTACGGCCGCAGGCTGCCCGTATCGCAAGAAATTGGAAAGTGTGCTGCAGGAATCCGCAGGGCCGCCGCTGAATACTATGGAAATCGGCAGCATGAGTGCTTTAAAATATTATGTGCAGAGCGGTTTGGGGATGGCCTTGGTTCCGGAGTCAACGCTACAGCCTTTGCCGGCAGGTACCCTGGAAAAGAGGCTGCAGGACGGACCGGTGGACATGAGCTGCGGAATAGCCTGCAGAACTGCCGATTATCCATTACAGCTGGCCGCCTTAAGCTTGTACCAATTTTTGCAAAGCGCGCTTGCCGCGCAGGGTAATCATTAA
- a CDS encoding sensor histidine kinase, translating to MVGIWELVRHQFLMPYISMDMGNYLTPALVFLFSIMLLLPLFRMMERNQRELEQERAAKAAMEAREGLAKELHEGMAQSLFLLSVRIDRLEQSRKQGGISAESVDQIKKTVHEVNRYVRQAIASLKVPVSGKAEFSLERSVKEQLSAIASEVMIGVTLNWSLQEDALTAAEQAELLSCIREAIINVRKHTRAGRVTISGEGGQRHWRVTVADNGAGIIHSDPFAVSGSYGLQIMKERAESMGWQLALKSGAGGTIVELTKGGPADEPL from the coding sequence ATGGTCGGCATTTGGGAATTGGTGCGCCACCAGTTTTTGATGCCTTATATTTCGATGGATATGGGGAACTATTTAACGCCTGCACTGGTCTTTTTGTTCAGCATTATGCTGCTGCTGCCGCTGTTCCGGATGATGGAGCGGAATCAGAGGGAGCTGGAACAGGAACGGGCTGCAAAGGCTGCAATGGAAGCCCGCGAAGGCTTGGCCAAGGAGCTGCATGAAGGGATGGCGCAGTCCCTGTTCCTGTTATCGGTACGGATTGACCGCCTGGAGCAGAGCCGCAAGCAGGGCGGGATTAGCGCAGAGAGTGTAGATCAGATTAAAAAGACGGTCCATGAGGTAAACCGTTACGTGCGTCAGGCGATTGCCAGTCTCAAGGTGCCGGTCTCTGGCAAGGCGGAGTTCTCCCTGGAACGTTCAGTGAAGGAGCAGCTCTCGGCCATCGCCAGTGAGGTGATGATTGGTGTCACGCTGAATTGGAGCCTGCAGGAGGATGCATTGACGGCTGCGGAACAAGCCGAGCTGCTGTCCTGCATCCGTGAAGCGATAATCAATGTGCGCAAGCATACTCGGGCAGGCAGAGTTACCATTTCCGGTGAGGGCGGTCAGCGGCACTGGAGAGTGACTGTTGCGGATAACGGAGCGGGTATTATACATAGCGATCCATTTGCGGTGAGCGGCAGTTACGGCCTCCAGATCATGAAGGAGCGTGCTGAGAGTATGGGCTGGCAGCTTGCCTTGAAATCCGGTGCCGGGGGTACGATTGTCGAACTAACGAAAGGGGGGCCTGCGGATGAACCGCTGTAG